A genomic segment from Takifugu rubripes chromosome 20, fTakRub1.2, whole genome shotgun sequence encodes:
- the lrrc7 gene encoding leucine-rich repeat-containing protein 7 isoform X11, with protein sequence MDNYSTLQLQCLEMTTKRKLIGRLVPCRCFRGEEEVISVLDYSHCSLQQVPKEIFSFERTLEELYLDANQIEELPKQLFSCQALKKLSMPDNDLSNLPTTIASLVNLKELDISKNGIQEFPDNIKCCKGLSVVEASVNPITKLPDGFTQLLNLTQLFLNDAFLEYLPANFGRLSKLRILELRENHLKTMPKSIHRLTQLERLDLGSNEFSDVPEVLEQIHSLKELWLDNNSLQSIPGCLGKLRQLRYLDLAKNRIETLDTDISGCEALEDLLLSSNMLQHLPDSIGMLKKLTTLKVDDNQLTSLPNTIGSLSLLEEFDCSCNELESLPPTIGYLHSLRTFAADENFLTELPREIGNCKNVTVMSLRSNKLEFLPDEIGQMTKLRVLNLSDNRLKNLPFTFTKLKDLAALWLSDNQSKALIPLQTEAHPETKQKVLTNYMFPQQPRHDEDYQSDSDSFNPTLWEEQRQQRMTVAFDFEDKKEEEDNSGKVKVEINLKRYPTPYPEDLKNMVKSVQSLVGKNVHTGLGHQHQHQHQHQLSAGTVTSVGPNMDHTHLSKEPYEPPWPLPPKEVTDREMQDFSQSQLMDQGSIHNSGIDIPKRKDKEDLTESSEDSMGGSPNDIRISDMRPTLVEPPIYKPKVVLLGKDKKESTDEEVDKLHCLNHSGSSATYSDYSPSQGSSGSSNPPANPHAHTHTHTHAHSHPHKHTPALPAPSKDQAPQSHWTNRLAQSFPKPIDSKPLLSQRETPPSGTLQQRGDRRPLSEPFDWSEAPHYDNTGFDAEESPMDASSSTGSQGNPPLGSKPRSQSTHGRRPLMRQERIVGVPLELDTQTLPFHSNQRSTPDNDPQSTGPSSQNPWQNWTRTPSPLEDRTAFPSKLDITPTSSPHPDRKNMDPRLDQSAGPLPGSWTYHNNQEDQNRKDQLSVSGGNKVTVVMSKSSDRLSPMMREMRSKFKKSQSIDEIDIGSYKVYSIPVDNYSSSIEQQTSLDRPELPGSMEQTSMARSQSAPMLDDELGFPGHGVNSQNQSAINQKPAIPHKAYHFDHNYNPQVTIDRRIPPPFPNTPDYINHAPKALEYISQTGKTLPKELVSPRYRDYPPLEMFSFAQSPINQDGTPSQQQPIPTPRSRPGFLRRADSLVSSTELALFRRVHEAQQEALQEAQYRHQTDPPLYSRAVAYSTPMEHSALPGVADGQSQMMHNKRNGRYDDDYPTYQEQKKPMIGYPTKSLTQRRPLSARSYSTETYGASQARPVSARPTMAALLEKMPPDYALATCPEKASEDTIKVRPVVPEKPEDITSRMPADWRQQLLRHIEAKRLDRTPSQQGAILENDQEGVTGSSQWAPYSLGRRDVPPDNLIKKTVHSHNPSSHQSHNTHMIVTSSSSSSSTTPHRVVNQQGYDGMMTKGGQYQPGMPLSVVPSGGPGQYQGNMPQGHAAPGQGYTSSGLPMVLSSSGNQPQYNPHSSHSSGHQSGLPSTNPQYHSNQGMIHSNQVVMTHTNPRPQSARCLLQTKGQKSTDGFHEQLCVRIEKNPGLGFSISGGISGQGNPFKPSDMGIFVTRVQHDGPAASVLQPGDKILQANGHSFLHIEHETAVSLLKSFQRMVDLTVLRDGSAH encoded by the exons TTACAAT TGCAGTGTCTGGAAATGACCACTAAGCGGAAGCTGATTGGCCGGCTGGTGCCGTGCCGCTGTTTCCGGGGTGAAGAGGAGGTGATCTCGGTGTTGGACTACTCTCACTGCAGTCTGCAGCAGGTCCCCAAGGAGATCTTCAGCTTTGAGAGAACTTTGGAGGAGCTCTACCTAGATGCCAACCAGATAGAGGAACTACCCAAG CAACTCTTCAGCTGCCAGGCCTTGAAGAAGCTGAGCATGCCTGATAACGACCTGTCCAACCTACCAACCACCATTGCCAGCTTGGTTAACCTCAAAGAGCTGGACATCAGTAAAAACG GTATCCAGGAGTTTCCAGACAATATAAAATGCTGTAAAGGCCTGTCTGTGGTGGAGGCCAGCGTTAACCCCATCACCAA ACTCCCAGATGGTTTCACACAGCTCCTCAACCTGACCCAGCTCTTCTTAAATGATGCCTTCTTGGAATATTTACCAGCAAACTTTGGCAG GCTCTCAAAACTACGGATCTTGGAGCTGAGGGAGAACCACCTGAAAACCATGCCAAA GTCCATCCATAGACTGACACAGTTGGAGAGGTTGGATCTCGGTAGCAATGAATTCTCTGATGTG CCGGAGGTTTTGGAACAGATTCACAGCCTTAAAGAACTGTGGCTGGATAACAACTCCCTCCAGTCTATACCAGGG TGTCTAGGGAAACTTCGTCAGTTGCGGTACTTGGACTTGGCTAAGAACCGTATCGAGACGCTGGACACAGATATTTCAGGGTGTGAGGCCTTAGAGgacctgctgctctcctccaacATGCTGCAGCACCTGCCTGACAGTATAG GAATGTTGAAGAAGCTGACGACCTTAAAGGTGGACGACAACCAGCTGACCTCACTGCCTAACACCATCGGGAG TCTGTCGCTTTTGGAGGAGTTCGACTGTAGCTGTAATGAATTGGAGTCTTTGCCCCCCACCATCGGCTACCTTCACAGCCTGAGGACCTTTGCTGCAGATGAGAACTTCCTCACTGAGCTGCCCAGGGAG ATTGGTAACTGTAAGAACGTGACTGTAATGTCACTGCGGTCTAATAAATTGGAATTTCTTCCTGACGAGATTGGACAGATGACCAAACTACGAGTCCTCAACCTTAGTGacaacag GTTAAAGAATCTACCGTTTACCTTCACTAAGCTGAAGGACCTGGCAGCTCTGTGGCTTTCTGACAATCAG TCTAAGGCTCTGATCCCGCTGCAGACAGAAGCCCACCCTGAAACCAAACAAAAGGTTTTGACCAACTACATGTTTCCTCAGCAACCGCGGCATGACGAGG attaTCAGTCGGACAGTGACAGCTTTAATCCTACCCTGTGGGAGGagcagagacagcagaggaTGACTGTGGCCTTTGATTTTGAggacaagaaagaagaggaagacaatTCTGGGAAGGTCAAG gttGAGATAAACCTGAAGCGCTACCCAACACCCTACCCCGAGGACCTTAAGAACATGGTGAAGTCAGTGCAAAGCCTTGTGGGTAAAAATGTACACACGGGGCTTggacaccagcaccagcaccagcaccagcaccagctgaGCGCAGGCACTGTCACCTCAGTGGGACCCAACATGGACCATACACATCTCAGTAAAGAGCCATACGAACCACCGTGGCCGCTGCCTCCCAAAGAG gtgacagacagagagatgcAGGACTTCTCTCAGAGTCAGCTAATGGATCAGGGATCAATCCATAACTCTGGCATTGACATTCCCAAGAGGAAAGACAAAGAGGACCTGACTGAGAGCTCCGAG GACTCGATGGGCGGATCTCCTAATGACATCCGGATCTCAGATATGAGGCCCACACTGGTGGAGCCACCTATTTACAAACCAAAGGTGGTGTTATTGGGGAAAGACAAGAAAG AGTCGACAGATGAAGAGGTGGATAAGCTGCACTGTCTGAACCACAGCGGCTCGTCAGCCACCTACTCTGACTACTCTCCCTCGCagggctcctctggctcctccaaCCCTCCTGCCAAcccgcacgcgcacacgcacacgcacacgcacgcacactctcACCCGCATAAACACACTCCCGCTCTGCCAGCCCCGAGCAAGGACCAGGCTCCTCAGTCACACTGGACCAACAG aTTGGCTCAGTCATTCCCTAAACCCATTGACTCCAAGCCCCTGCTATCTCAAAGAGAGACGCCTCCTTCAGGAACCCTGCAGCAGCGAGGAGATCGGCGGCCACTGAGTGAGCCCTTCGATTGGTCTGAGGCCCCTCACTATGACAACACAGGTTTTGATGCCGAGGAGTCCCCTATGGATGCTTCGTCATCTACTGGGAGTCAAGGAAACCCACCGCTGGGCTCCAAACCTCGCAGCCAGTCGACACACGGGCGGCGCCCTCTCATGAGGCAAGAGCGTATCGTAGGCGTGCCCCTGGAGCTGGACACTCAGACGCTACCTTTCCACAGCAACCAGCGTTCCACTCCAGACAATGACCCACAGTCCACTGGACCTTCTTCCCAGAACCCTTGGCAGAATTGGACCAGAACGCCCAGCCCTTTGGAAGACCGGActgcttttccttccaaactggaTATAACACCCACCTCCAGCCCACACCCTGACCGCAAGAACATGGACCCAAG GCTGGACCAAAGTGCAGGGCCTTTGCCTGGCAGCTGGACATACCACAACAACCAGGAGGATCAAAACAGGAAGGATCAGCTAAGTGTCAGTGGGGGCAACAAAGTGACAGTAGTGATGAGTAAAAGCTCCGACCGTTTGTCCCCCATGATGAGAGAGATGAGGTCCAAGTTTAAGAAATCGCAGAGCATTGATGAGATCGACATTGGCTCCTACAAAGTGTACAG TATTCCAGTGGACAACTACAGTTCTTCCATCGAGCAGCAGACAAGCCTGGACCGGCCCGAGTTGCCTGGCTCCATGGAGCAGACCAGTATGGCGCGGTCACAGTCTGCCCCCATGTTAGACGATGAGCTGGGATTCCCGGGACACGGAGTCAATAGTCAGAACCAGTCTGCAATAAACCAAAAACCTGCCATCCCGCACAAGGCGTATCATTTTGACCACAACTACAACCCACAG GTGACCATTGACCGTCGaatccctcctcccttccccaaTACACCGGATTATATAAACCACGCACCAAAGGCCTTGGAGTACATTagtcaaacaggaaaaacattaCCCAAAGAGTTGGTGAGCCCGCGGTATCGTGACTATCCACCGTTGGAGATGTTCTCTTTCGCTCAATCACCGATCAACCAGGACGGTACGCCCAGCCAGCAACAGCCCATCCCAACGCCGCGTTCCAGGCCGGGCTTTTTGAGGAGAGCGGATTCACTGGTGAGCTCAACAGAGCTCGCTTTGTTCCGAAGGGTTCATGAAGCCCAGCAGGAGGCCCTGCAAGAGGCCCAGTACAGACATCAG ACGGACCCCCCTCTTTACAGTCGGGCTGTGGCCTATTCCACCCCCATGGAGCACTCAGCCCTCCCCGGTGTGGCAGATGGTCAGAGCCAGATGATGCATAATAAGAGAAATGGTCGCTATGATGATGACTATCCCACCtaccaggagcagaagaagccaATGATTGGATACCCAACCAAGAGTTTGACTCAGCGTCGCCCCCTGTCGGCCAGAAGCTACAGCACCGAAACCTATGGAGCATCGCAG GCCCGTCCAGTGTCAGCTCGTCCCACCATGGCTGCCCTGCTGGAGAAGATGCCCCCTGACTATGCTCTGGCAACTTGCCCTGAGAAAGCATCTGAGGACACCATTAAAGTGAGACCTGTCGTACCAGAGAAGCCCGAGGATATCACCTCCAGGATGCCCGCTGATTGGAGACAGCAGCTCCTTCGCCACATTGAGGCCAAACGATTGGATAGG ACTCCGTCTCAGCAGGGTGCCATACTTGAAAACGACCAGGAGGGGGTGACAGGGAGCAGCCAATGGGCTCCCTACTCACTTGGCAGGAGGGATGTCCCGCCTGATAATCTCATAAAAAAG ACTGTCCACTCTCACAATCCCTCTTCCCACcagtcacataacacacacatgattgtcacatcttcttcctcctcttcctccactacTCCTCATCGCGTGGTCAACCAACAGGGTTATGATGGGATGATGACCAAAGGTGGACAGTACCAGCCAGGAATGCCACTGTCAGTGGTTCCCTCTGGGGGACCGGGTCAGTACCAGGGCAACATGCCTCAAG GTCACGCGGCTCCTGGGCAGGGGTACACTAGCTCGGGCCTACCCATGGTCCTGTCTTCATCTGGGAATCAGCCCCAGTACAACCCACATTCCTCTCACAGCTCGGGCCATCAGTCGGGCCTCCCCTCCACCAACCCACAGTACCACAGCAACCAGGGCATGATCCATAGCAACCAGGTTGTCATGACCCACACCAACCCACGACCACAGAGCGCTCGCTGCCTGTTGCAGACTAAAGGCCAGAAGAGCACAGATGGGTTTCACGAACAG ttGTGTGTGAGAATAGAGAAGAACCCTGGTCTTGGTTTCAGTATCTCTGGCGGCATCAGTGGCCAGGGGAACCCCTTCAAACCCTCTGATATG GGTATCTTTGTTACTAGGGTACAGCATGATGGACCCGCTGCATCTGTACTGCAGCCTGGAGACAAGATACTGCAG GCTAACGGGCATAGTTTTTTACACATAGAGCACGAGACAGCTGTCTCTCTGCTGAAGAGTTTCCAGCGGATGGTGGACTTGACAGTTCTAAGAGATGGCAGCGCACACTGA
- the lrrc7 gene encoding leucine-rich repeat-containing protein 7 isoform X4 — protein sequence MDNYSTLQLQCLEMTTKRKLIGRLVPCRCFRGEEEVISVLDYSHCSLQQVPKEIFSFERTLEELYLDANQIEELPKQLFSCQALKKLSMPDNDLSNLPTTIASLVNLKELDISKNGIQEFPDNIKCCKGLSVVEASVNPITKLPDGFTQLLNLTQLFLNDAFLEYLPANFGRLSKLRILELRENHLKTMPKSIHRLTQLERLDLGSNEFSDVPEVLEQIHSLKELWLDNNSLQSIPGCLGKLRQLRYLDLAKNRIETLDTDISGCEALEDLLLSSNMLQHLPDSIGMLKKLTTLKVDDNQLTSLPNTIGSAKPKQGLSLLEEFDCSCNELESLPPTIGYLHSLRTFAADENFLTELPREIGNCKNVTVMSLRSNKLEFLPDEIGQMTKLRVLNLSDNRLKNLPFTFTKLKDLAALWLSDNQSKALIPLQTEAHPETKQKVLTNYMFPQQPRHDEDYQSDSDSFNPTLWEEQRQQRMTVAFDFEDKKEEEDNSGKVKVEINLKRYPTPYPEDLKNMVKSVQSLVGKNVHTGLGHQHQHQHQHQLSAGTVTSVGPNMDHTHLSKEPYEPPWPLPPKEVTDREMQDFSQSQLMDQGSIHNSGIDIPKRKDKEDLTESSEDSMGGSPNDIRISDMRPTLVEPPIYKPKVVLLGKDKKESTDEEVDKLHCLNHSGSSATYSDYSPSQGSSGSSNPPANPHAHTHTHTHAHSHPHKHTPALPAPSKDQAPQSHWTNRLAQSFPKPIDSKPLLSQRETPPSGTLQQRGDRRPLSEPFDWSEAPHYDNTGFDAEESPMDASSSTGSQGNPPLGSKPRSQSTHGRRPLMRQERIVGVPLELDTQTLPFHSNQRSTPDNDPQSTGPSSQNPWQNWTRTPSPLEDRTAFPSKLDITPTSSPHPDRKNMDPRLDQSAGPLPGSWTYHNNQEDQNRKDQLSVSGGNKVTVVMSKSSDRLSPMMREMRSKFKKSQSIDEIDIGSYKVYSIPVDNYSSSIEQQTSLDRPELPGSMEQTSMARSQSAPMLDDELGFPGHGVNSQNQSAINQKPAIPHKAYHFDHNYNPQVTIDRRIPPPFPNTPDYINHAPKALEYISQTGKTLPKELVSPRYRDYPPLEMFSFAQSPINQDGTPSQQQPIPTPRSRPGFLRRADSLVSSTELALFRRVHEAQQEALQEAQYRHQTDPPLYSRAVAYSTPMEHSALPGVADGQSQMMHNKRNGRYDDDYPTYQEQKKPMIGYPTKSLTQRRPLSARSYSTETYGASQARPVSARPTMAALLEKMPPDYALATCPEKASEDTIKVRPVVPEKPEDITSRMPADWRQQLLRHIEAKRLDRSGVLKHNTLTLGMLCQGGGHGQGHTSTLNFNLYNNTKHEPPAGRWLPLPPPPSTNATPSQQGAILENDQEGVTGSSQWAPYSLGRRDVPPDNLIKKTVHSHNPSSHQSHNTHMIVTSSSSSSSTTPHRVVNQQGYDGMMTKGGQYQPGMPLSVVPSGGPGQYQGNMPQGHAAPGQGYTSSGLPMVLSSSGNQPQYNPHSSHSSGHQSGLPSTNPQYHSNQGMIHSNQVVMTHTNPRPQSARCLLQTKGQKSTDGFHEQLCVRIEKNPGLGFSISGGISGQGNPFKPSDMGIFVTRVQHDGPAASVLQPGDKILQHDSVVLPLLSRFPSSDVLLR from the exons TTACAAT TGCAGTGTCTGGAAATGACCACTAAGCGGAAGCTGATTGGCCGGCTGGTGCCGTGCCGCTGTTTCCGGGGTGAAGAGGAGGTGATCTCGGTGTTGGACTACTCTCACTGCAGTCTGCAGCAGGTCCCCAAGGAGATCTTCAGCTTTGAGAGAACTTTGGAGGAGCTCTACCTAGATGCCAACCAGATAGAGGAACTACCCAAG CAACTCTTCAGCTGCCAGGCCTTGAAGAAGCTGAGCATGCCTGATAACGACCTGTCCAACCTACCAACCACCATTGCCAGCTTGGTTAACCTCAAAGAGCTGGACATCAGTAAAAACG GTATCCAGGAGTTTCCAGACAATATAAAATGCTGTAAAGGCCTGTCTGTGGTGGAGGCCAGCGTTAACCCCATCACCAA ACTCCCAGATGGTTTCACACAGCTCCTCAACCTGACCCAGCTCTTCTTAAATGATGCCTTCTTGGAATATTTACCAGCAAACTTTGGCAG GCTCTCAAAACTACGGATCTTGGAGCTGAGGGAGAACCACCTGAAAACCATGCCAAA GTCCATCCATAGACTGACACAGTTGGAGAGGTTGGATCTCGGTAGCAATGAATTCTCTGATGTG CCGGAGGTTTTGGAACAGATTCACAGCCTTAAAGAACTGTGGCTGGATAACAACTCCCTCCAGTCTATACCAGGG TGTCTAGGGAAACTTCGTCAGTTGCGGTACTTGGACTTGGCTAAGAACCGTATCGAGACGCTGGACACAGATATTTCAGGGTGTGAGGCCTTAGAGgacctgctgctctcctccaacATGCTGCAGCACCTGCCTGACAGTATAG GAATGTTGAAGAAGCTGACGACCTTAAAGGTGGACGACAACCAGCTGACCTCACTGCCTAACACCATCGGGAG TGCGAAGCCCAAGCAAGG TCTGTCGCTTTTGGAGGAGTTCGACTGTAGCTGTAATGAATTGGAGTCTTTGCCCCCCACCATCGGCTACCTTCACAGCCTGAGGACCTTTGCTGCAGATGAGAACTTCCTCACTGAGCTGCCCAGGGAG ATTGGTAACTGTAAGAACGTGACTGTAATGTCACTGCGGTCTAATAAATTGGAATTTCTTCCTGACGAGATTGGACAGATGACCAAACTACGAGTCCTCAACCTTAGTGacaacag GTTAAAGAATCTACCGTTTACCTTCACTAAGCTGAAGGACCTGGCAGCTCTGTGGCTTTCTGACAATCAG TCTAAGGCTCTGATCCCGCTGCAGACAGAAGCCCACCCTGAAACCAAACAAAAGGTTTTGACCAACTACATGTTTCCTCAGCAACCGCGGCATGACGAGG attaTCAGTCGGACAGTGACAGCTTTAATCCTACCCTGTGGGAGGagcagagacagcagaggaTGACTGTGGCCTTTGATTTTGAggacaagaaagaagaggaagacaatTCTGGGAAGGTCAAG gttGAGATAAACCTGAAGCGCTACCCAACACCCTACCCCGAGGACCTTAAGAACATGGTGAAGTCAGTGCAAAGCCTTGTGGGTAAAAATGTACACACGGGGCTTggacaccagcaccagcaccagcaccagcaccagctgaGCGCAGGCACTGTCACCTCAGTGGGACCCAACATGGACCATACACATCTCAGTAAAGAGCCATACGAACCACCGTGGCCGCTGCCTCCCAAAGAG gtgacagacagagagatgcAGGACTTCTCTCAGAGTCAGCTAATGGATCAGGGATCAATCCATAACTCTGGCATTGACATTCCCAAGAGGAAAGACAAAGAGGACCTGACTGAGAGCTCCGAG GACTCGATGGGCGGATCTCCTAATGACATCCGGATCTCAGATATGAGGCCCACACTGGTGGAGCCACCTATTTACAAACCAAAGGTGGTGTTATTGGGGAAAGACAAGAAAG AGTCGACAGATGAAGAGGTGGATAAGCTGCACTGTCTGAACCACAGCGGCTCGTCAGCCACCTACTCTGACTACTCTCCCTCGCagggctcctctggctcctccaaCCCTCCTGCCAAcccgcacgcgcacacgcacacgcacacgcacgcacactctcACCCGCATAAACACACTCCCGCTCTGCCAGCCCCGAGCAAGGACCAGGCTCCTCAGTCACACTGGACCAACAG aTTGGCTCAGTCATTCCCTAAACCCATTGACTCCAAGCCCCTGCTATCTCAAAGAGAGACGCCTCCTTCAGGAACCCTGCAGCAGCGAGGAGATCGGCGGCCACTGAGTGAGCCCTTCGATTGGTCTGAGGCCCCTCACTATGACAACACAGGTTTTGATGCCGAGGAGTCCCCTATGGATGCTTCGTCATCTACTGGGAGTCAAGGAAACCCACCGCTGGGCTCCAAACCTCGCAGCCAGTCGACACACGGGCGGCGCCCTCTCATGAGGCAAGAGCGTATCGTAGGCGTGCCCCTGGAGCTGGACACTCAGACGCTACCTTTCCACAGCAACCAGCGTTCCACTCCAGACAATGACCCACAGTCCACTGGACCTTCTTCCCAGAACCCTTGGCAGAATTGGACCAGAACGCCCAGCCCTTTGGAAGACCGGActgcttttccttccaaactggaTATAACACCCACCTCCAGCCCACACCCTGACCGCAAGAACATGGACCCAAG GCTGGACCAAAGTGCAGGGCCTTTGCCTGGCAGCTGGACATACCACAACAACCAGGAGGATCAAAACAGGAAGGATCAGCTAAGTGTCAGTGGGGGCAACAAAGTGACAGTAGTGATGAGTAAAAGCTCCGACCGTTTGTCCCCCATGATGAGAGAGATGAGGTCCAAGTTTAAGAAATCGCAGAGCATTGATGAGATCGACATTGGCTCCTACAAAGTGTACAG TATTCCAGTGGACAACTACAGTTCTTCCATCGAGCAGCAGACAAGCCTGGACCGGCCCGAGTTGCCTGGCTCCATGGAGCAGACCAGTATGGCGCGGTCACAGTCTGCCCCCATGTTAGACGATGAGCTGGGATTCCCGGGACACGGAGTCAATAGTCAGAACCAGTCTGCAATAAACCAAAAACCTGCCATCCCGCACAAGGCGTATCATTTTGACCACAACTACAACCCACAG GTGACCATTGACCGTCGaatccctcctcccttccccaaTACACCGGATTATATAAACCACGCACCAAAGGCCTTGGAGTACATTagtcaaacaggaaaaacattaCCCAAAGAGTTGGTGAGCCCGCGGTATCGTGACTATCCACCGTTGGAGATGTTCTCTTTCGCTCAATCACCGATCAACCAGGACGGTACGCCCAGCCAGCAACAGCCCATCCCAACGCCGCGTTCCAGGCCGGGCTTTTTGAGGAGAGCGGATTCACTGGTGAGCTCAACAGAGCTCGCTTTGTTCCGAAGGGTTCATGAAGCCCAGCAGGAGGCCCTGCAAGAGGCCCAGTACAGACATCAG ACGGACCCCCCTCTTTACAGTCGGGCTGTGGCCTATTCCACCCCCATGGAGCACTCAGCCCTCCCCGGTGTGGCAGATGGTCAGAGCCAGATGATGCATAATAAGAGAAATGGTCGCTATGATGATGACTATCCCACCtaccaggagcagaagaagccaATGATTGGATACCCAACCAAGAGTTTGACTCAGCGTCGCCCCCTGTCGGCCAGAAGCTACAGCACCGAAACCTATGGAGCATCGCAG GCCCGTCCAGTGTCAGCTCGTCCCACCATGGCTGCCCTGCTGGAGAAGATGCCCCCTGACTATGCTCTGGCAACTTGCCCTGAGAAAGCATCTGAGGACACCATTAAAGTGAGACCTGTCGTACCAGAGAAGCCCGAGGATATCACCTCCAGGATGCCCGCTGATTGGAGACAGCAGCTCCTTCGCCACATTGAGGCCAAACGATTGGATAGG AGTGGTGTCCTAAAGCACAACACGCTCACGCTGGGCATGCTCTGTCAGGGCGGGGGTCACGGCCAGGGGCACACCAGCACTTTGAACTTTAACCTTTACAATAACACTAAGCAtgagccccctgctggccgctgGTTGCCActacctcctcctccgtctACTAATGCC ACTCCGTCTCAGCAGGGTGCCATACTTGAAAACGACCAGGAGGGGGTGACAGGGAGCAGCCAATGGGCTCCCTACTCACTTGGCAGGAGGGATGTCCCGCCTGATAATCTCATAAAAAAG ACTGTCCACTCTCACAATCCCTCTTCCCACcagtcacataacacacacatgattgtcacatcttcttcctcctcttcctccactacTCCTCATCGCGTGGTCAACCAACAGGGTTATGATGGGATGATGACCAAAGGTGGACAGTACCAGCCAGGAATGCCACTGTCAGTGGTTCCCTCTGGGGGACCGGGTCAGTACCAGGGCAACATGCCTCAAG GTCACGCGGCTCCTGGGCAGGGGTACACTAGCTCGGGCCTACCCATGGTCCTGTCTTCATCTGGGAATCAGCCCCAGTACAACCCACATTCCTCTCACAGCTCGGGCCATCAGTCGGGCCTCCCCTCCACCAACCCACAGTACCACAGCAACCAGGGCATGATCCATAGCAACCAGGTTGTCATGACCCACACCAACCCACGACCACAGAGCGCTCGCTGCCTGTTGCAGACTAAAGGCCAGAAGAGCACAGATGGGTTTCACGAACAG ttGTGTGTGAGAATAGAGAAGAACCCTGGTCTTGGTTTCAGTATCTCTGGCGGCATCAGTGGCCAGGGGAACCCCTTCAAACCCTCTGATATG GGTATCTTTGTTACTAGGGTACAGCATGATGGACCCGCTGCATCTGTACTGCAGCCTGGAGACAAGATACTGCAG CATGACTCTGTagttcttcctctcctctctcgtTTCCCCAGCAGTGATGTGTTACTGAGATAA